CCGCCGTGGGTGTGGCCCGCGAGGATCAGGGGGTAGCGGTCGGCGGTGAAGGCGTCCAGGACGCGCAGGTACGGGGCGTGGACGACCGCGAGCGAGAGGTCGGCGTCGGCGGACGGGCCGCCTGCCACCTCGGCGTAGCGGTCGCGGCGGATGTGCGGGTCGTCGAGGCCGGTGAACTCGATGTCGAGGCCGCCGATCGGCAGCCGGCCGCGGCGGTTGGTGAGGTCGAGCCAGCCGGCGGCGTCGAAGCCGTCGCGGAGCTTCTCCCAAGGGTTGTGGACGGCGCCGGTGATGCCGCGCTTGCCGGTGCCGTCGGGGTTGTTCAGGCCGTGCATGCCGCTGCGCATGGCGGAGAGGTAGCGGGCCGGGTTCTTGCGGGCCGGGCCGTAGTAGTCGTTGGAGCCGAACACGTAGACACCGGGGAAGTCCATCAGCGGCCCGAGCGCGTCCAGGGTGGCGGGTACGCCCAGCGGGTCGGAGAGGTTGTCACCGGTGTTCACCACGAGGTCGGGGCGGAGTCCGGCAAGGCTCTTCAGCCAGCGCTGCTTCTTCTCCTGCCCGCTCACCATGTGAATGTCGGAGACCTGCAGCACCCGGATGGGCCGGGCGCCCTTCGGCAGGACGGGCACGTCGATCCGGCGCAGCCGGAACGAGCGGACCTCGTACCCGGCGGAGTAGGCGAGGCAGGCGGCGCCGGTGGCGGCGATTCCGAGGGGGACGGAGTACAGCGGTCGCATCGGTCCATGCTCTCAGACGGTGGATCAGCCGGTGCACGGCCGGTCGGCCCCGGCGGCCCGGGCCCGGCCGGCCGTGCACCGGGGCCGCCGGCCGCCGGTTGGGCCTCAGGCGCTGCGGCGGCGCCGGGCCAGCCAGAGCGCGCCGCCGCCCGCCGTGAGCAGGGAGGCACCGGCGGCGAGGAGTGCCGGGGCGCGGCCGGCGCCGGTCTCGGCGAGCCGGCCGTCGGTCGAGACGGGAGCCTCGGACGGGGCCGAGGTGGTGGGGGTGGCGGGGGTGGTGGGCACCGGGGCCGAGGCGGAGGCGGTGGCGGTGGCGGAGGGCGCCGGCGTGGTGGGGGCGGTGCTGCTCGGAGCCGGGGCCGGGGACTGCGTCCCGGTGGCTGCGGTGACCTTCACCGTGGCCCCCTGGGCGCAGTGGGTGGTGCCGCGGAAGGGCGTGTCCTTGCCCTCGTTGACGAAGACGCACGGGTTGAGCTTGATGTCGCCGGCCGGAGTGGTCGCGTCGAAGGAGACCCGGACCCGGGTGGTCGTGGTGGTGCCGCTGCGGATGGCGGAGTCGCGCCCTTCCAGGTAGACGCCGGGCTGGGTGTCGGCCGCACCGGGGAGCACCTGGGCGAGCTTGCTCCAGGAACCGTCGGCCTTGCGGACCTGGACGGTGGCGTGCGTGTCGGTGAAGAGGACGTTGCCGACGTTGATGTAGTCGGAGAGCGTCGGGTTGGCCAGCACGGCGTCGAACTCGATCGGGGCGCCGCCGGCCACGGCCGCGGCCGGCACGTGGGCGAGTGAGGTGGAGATC
The sequence above is a segment of the Kitasatospora sp. NBC_00240 genome. Coding sequences within it:
- a CDS encoding LPXTG cell wall anchor domain-containing protein — its product is MSVTTRTRRSRRTITTAATLGVVLATGTLLLSAPAAFAETAPEAKLTVQAPASVGFAGQPVEFTETISNPTAEDAGYHLYLSTTTELGTPPDAIVIDYKDPADGAWKSVPLEFATNETAHYDGELPSVVTVPAGGSTTLKLRIGAPMGLPHHGASNGGFRSIDLRSAVSSLDGSHVALDQSTKTIGVDSISTSLAHVPAAAVAGGAPIEFDAVLANPTLSDYINVGNVLFTDTHATVQVRKADGSWSKLAQVLPGAADTQPGVYLEGRDSAIRSGTTTTTRVRVSFDATTPAGDIKLNPCVFVNEGKDTPFRGTTHCAQGATVKVTAATGTQSPAPAPSSTAPTTPAPSATATASASAPVPTTPATPTTSAPSEAPVSTDGRLAETGAGRAPALLAAGASLLTAGGGALWLARRRRSA
- a CDS encoding metallophosphoesterase, which gives rise to MRPLYSVPLGIAATGAACLAYSAGYEVRSFRLRRIDVPVLPKGARPIRVLQVSDIHMVSGQEKKQRWLKSLAGLRPDLVVNTGDNLSDPLGVPATLDALGPLMDFPGVYVFGSNDYYGPARKNPARYLSAMRSGMHGLNNPDGTGKRGITGAVHNPWEKLRDGFDAAGWLDLTNRRGRLPIGGLDIEFTGLDDPHIRRDRYAEVAGGPSADADLSLAVVHAPYLRVLDAFTADRYPLILAGHTHGGQLCIPFYGALVTNCDLDAKRVKGLSTHQAGGRLSHLHVSAGCGTNRYTPVRFACPPEATLLTLVAAR